A DNA window from Flavisolibacter ginsenosidimutans contains the following coding sequences:
- a CDS encoding glycosyltransferase family 117 protein codes for MNFKKANNITGWVVCVIASLVYILTAEKAGSFWDCGEFVSAAFKVQMPHPPGAPLFVLLGRFFIVLFGDNPNTAAKAVNIMNALASGFTILFLFWTITHYARKLTSGFLAEPDKAQIFTIMGAGIVGALAYTFTDSFWFSAVEGEVYAFSSFFTALAFWAMLKWERADVEAGTNPVLKARADRWIVFLFFSLGLSIGVHLLGLLTIPAIVMIYYFRRYNYTRWGAIWAFVIGCVITGLVQVVVIQYSVKIAGQFDIFFVNSFGLPFFFGFAFFFILLGVVLWWGLRFAKRKNLPLMTLGIWSFIFIMLGYSSYVTPLERSNANTAIDMNNVDNPMNLVYYLGRDQYGSQPIVTGPHFLARAQEGDKKYLYAKSKDPETKKDTYLKYENPQPEIVYDNEDVQFFPRLWEGNDPNRASFYIQWLNLPVSGVTVKSPSYLNDVSRDAVSLVDKTTRQQSVYPIPEGYAVYNPWLKSEYSAGEQIPVIKIPTMANNIEWFFTYQMGFMYWRYFMWNFSGRQNDVQGFGNVRDGNWTTGISFIDNMRLGNQSKMPESLQTNKAHNSLFLLPFLLGILGCIYQFIKDRKDWIATFLLFFFTGVAIVIYLNQPGTQPRERDYAFAGSFYAYAIWIGLAVVAFVRMAREAADKLTLRNVLIYGSLSTFFIMVMSDANSFNTGKLGAALIGAILFAALTLGVTFLLRSLRNASLQTIALASSAICLLAPVIMGAQEWDDHDRSQKLLAPDIAKDYLNSCPKNAVLFTYGDNDTYPLWYAQEVEGIRPDIRIINTSLLGIDWYVNQLRYKINESDPINVIWTEDQIRGVGYVRVNRQDVRDNQSLLSIMTEISKKGPQVVNLPYMKNVTVPVDSAMARQDGILETGAPALPQITLDLSGIGAYSLDQIAMLNIIAANAWKRPICVTSPDRDKASFLFPYLQRRGMIYQLSPAGNLQKSPEGLGINADTTYRLLETVFRSGNAGTGKVYFDEENRRHLNSLRDLYSIESLTLSSEGRKQEALNVVEKADSLLNPKSLPYGMPGRGHNQITMDFLRAAYAAGDMALAQKVKVALRKDLNEQLQYYAALKEFKDDYYMQLSNEEKGAQDLLKEIGDLEAQFESKKAPLQELPQKKDSADTSRK; via the coding sequence ATGAACTTTAAAAAAGCCAACAACATTACCGGTTGGGTAGTGTGTGTCATTGCTTCTCTCGTGTACATTTTAACCGCCGAAAAAGCCGGCAGCTTCTGGGACTGCGGCGAGTTTGTTTCGGCAGCTTTTAAAGTGCAAATGCCACACCCGCCCGGCGCACCGCTCTTTGTCTTACTGGGCCGCTTTTTTATTGTTCTTTTTGGCGATAATCCAAATACCGCTGCCAAAGCTGTAAACATCATGAACGCACTGGCCAGCGGCTTTACCATTCTTTTTCTTTTCTGGACCATCACGCATTATGCCCGCAAGCTCACAAGCGGTTTTTTAGCGGAACCCGACAAAGCCCAAATTTTTACCATCATGGGCGCCGGCATCGTTGGTGCGTTGGCTTATACCTTTACCGATTCGTTTTGGTTCAGCGCTGTTGAAGGCGAGGTTTACGCTTTCTCTTCTTTCTTTACAGCCCTGGCTTTTTGGGCCATGCTCAAATGGGAACGTGCGGATGTGGAAGCGGGGACCAACCCGGTTTTAAAAGCTCGCGCCGACCGCTGGATTGTGTTTCTTTTCTTTTCGCTTGGCTTGTCCATTGGTGTGCATCTTTTGGGTTTGCTCACCATTCCGGCCATTGTCATGATTTATTATTTCCGCCGGTATAATTATACGCGTTGGGGCGCCATCTGGGCTTTTGTTATTGGTTGCGTCATCACCGGTTTGGTGCAAGTAGTCGTCATTCAATACTCGGTAAAAATTGCCGGACAGTTTGATATCTTTTTTGTCAACTCTTTCGGTCTTCCCTTCTTTTTCGGCTTTGCTTTCTTTTTCATTTTACTCGGTGTCGTTCTCTGGTGGGGCTTGCGTTTTGCAAAACGCAAAAACCTTCCCCTGATGACGCTTGGTATTTGGAGCTTTATTTTCATCATGCTTGGCTACTCATCTTACGTTACGCCACTGGAGCGATCCAACGCTAACACAGCCATTGACATGAACAACGTGGACAACCCGATGAACCTCGTTTATTACCTGGGACGCGACCAATACGGTTCGCAACCCATTGTAACCGGTCCGCACTTTTTGGCGAGGGCACAAGAAGGCGACAAAAAATATTTGTACGCAAAAAGCAAAGACCCCGAAACAAAGAAAGACACGTACCTGAAGTATGAAAACCCGCAGCCGGAAATTGTGTACGACAACGAAGACGTGCAATTTTTCCCGCGGCTTTGGGAAGGCAACGACCCGAACCGGGCCAGCTTTTACATTCAGTGGTTGAATTTGCCGGTTAGCGGCGTAACGGTAAAAAGCCCAAGCTATCTTAATGATGTAAGCCGCGATGCCGTTTCGCTTGTTGATAAAACCACGAGGCAACAAAGCGTTTATCCGATTCCTGAAGGTTACGCCGTTTACAACCCGTGGTTGAAATCGGAATACAGCGCGGGTGAACAAATACCGGTGATAAAAATTCCAACGATGGCCAATAACATCGAATGGTTTTTTACGTACCAGATGGGCTTCATGTACTGGCGCTATTTCATGTGGAATTTTTCGGGTCGGCAAAATGATGTGCAGGGCTTTGGCAACGTTCGTGACGGCAACTGGACAACGGGGATTTCATTCATTGACAACATGCGCCTCGGCAATCAAAGCAAAATGCCGGAAAGCCTGCAAACGAACAAAGCCCACAACAGCCTTTTCCTCCTGCCCTTTTTGCTTGGAATTCTTGGTTGCATTTACCAATTCATCAAAGACCGCAAAGACTGGATTGCTACTTTCCTGCTTTTCTTTTTTACCGGCGTAGCCATTGTTATTTACTTAAATCAACCAGGAACGCAACCGCGTGAACGCGACTATGCTTTTGCGGGTTCGTTTTACGCTTACGCCATTTGGATTGGGCTGGCCGTGGTGGCTTTTGTTCGAATGGCTCGCGAAGCGGCGGACAAATTAACGCTGCGGAATGTTTTGATTTACGGAAGTCTTTCGACATTCTTCATCATGGTGATGAGCGATGCAAACAGCTTCAACACAGGCAAATTGGGCGCCGCTTTGATTGGTGCTATTTTGTTTGCTGCGCTTACTCTCGGAGTTACGTTTTTATTGCGGTCGCTTCGCAACGCATCGTTACAAACAATTGCGCTTGCTTCGTCCGCAATTTGCTTGTTGGCACCGGTTATCATGGGTGCGCAGGAATGGGACGATCATGATCGCAGCCAAAAACTTTTGGCGCCTGATATTGCAAAAGATTATTTAAACAGTTGCCCGAAAAATGCCGTTCTGTTTACGTATGGTGATAACGATACTTATCCGCTCTGGTACGCACAGGAAGTGGAAGGTATACGACCCGACATCCGCATCATCAATACAAGCTTGTTGGGTATTGACTGGTACGTAAATCAATTGCGTTACAAGATCAACGAAAGTGACCCGATCAACGTGATTTGGACAGAAGATCAAATTCGCGGCGTTGGTTATGTAAGAGTCAATCGCCAGGATGTTCGCGATAACCAGAGCCTTCTTTCCATCATGACGGAAATAAGCAAAAAAGGCCCGCAGGTTGTAAACCTTCCGTACATGAAAAACGTAACGGTGCCGGTTGATTCTGCCATGGCCAGACAGGATGGAATACTGGAAACAGGTGCGCCAGCCCTGCCTCAAATCACGCTTGATCTTTCGGGCATCGGTGCTTATTCGCTCGATCAGATTGCGATGCTGAACATCATTGCGGCCAACGCCTGGAAACGCCCAATCTGCGTTACCAGTCCCGACCGCGACAAGGCTTCTTTCCTCTTCCCGTATTTGCAGCGCCGCGGCATGATTTACCAACTATCGCCGGCTGGAAATCTGCAAAAAAGTCCTGAAGGCCTCGGCATCAACGCAGACACGACGTATCGGTTGCTGGAAACAGTCTTCCGCTCGGGCAATGCCGGAACCGGCAAGGTTTACTTCGATGAAGAAAACCGCCGCCATTTAAATTCACTTCGCGATCTCTACTCAATAGAATCGTTGACTTTATCTTCGGAAGGCCGCAAGCAGGAAGCTTTGAATGTGGTTGAAAAGGCGGACAGTCTTCTCAATCCGAAAAGCCTGCCGTACGGAATGCCGGGCCGTGGTCACAACCAGATAACAATGGATTTCCTGCGGGCCGCTTACGCAGCCGGTGATATGGCGCTGGCGCAAAAAGTAAAAGTCGCGTTGCGAAAAGACCTGAACGAACAATTGCAGTATTACGCAGCCTTGAAAGAATTTAAAGACGACTACTACATGCAATTGAGCAACGAAGAAAAAGGAGCGCAGGATTTACTGAAGGAAATCGGCGACCTGGAAGCGCAGTTCGAAAGCAAGAAAGCACCCTTGCAGGAACTGCCTCAAAAGAAGGATTCCGCCGACACGTCGAGAAAATAA
- a CDS encoding Uma2 family endonuclease — MDVQEPAQAYSRKNWTIEEYLEMETASDEKHEYYHGEVFAMSGALQPHNAIAANVLSELRIGLKGKGCRPYGSDMRIHIQSNTLFTYPDVSVFCSEVKTLNDDKFNALNPVVLIEVLSKSTKAYDRGDKFKLYRDITSLKECVLIDSMSVFIEAFAVNASGHWELREYETVDDVLQFQSLPVSIPLKDIYEDSGLTGAESSLFL; from the coding sequence ATGGACGTACAGGAACCCGCACAAGCATATAGTCGTAAAAACTGGACAATCGAAGAGTACCTCGAAATGGAAACGGCTTCGGATGAGAAGCACGAATATTATCACGGCGAAGTGTTTGCAATGTCAGGCGCCTTGCAACCTCACAATGCAATTGCGGCAAATGTTTTGTCAGAATTGCGAATTGGATTAAAAGGAAAAGGTTGTCGTCCTTATGGCAGCGATATGCGCATTCACATCCAGTCTAACACACTTTTTACATATCCTGATGTTTCGGTTTTTTGCAGCGAGGTAAAAACCTTAAACGATGACAAGTTTAACGCATTGAATCCCGTTGTGCTGATTGAAGTATTATCGAAATCAACAAAAGCGTATGACCGCGGCGACAAGTTTAAATTGTACCGTGACATTACAAGCTTAAAGGAATGCGTGTTGATTGATTCGATGTCTGTTTTTATTGAGGCCTTTGCTGTCAACGCTTCCGGTCATTGGGAGTTGCGGGAATACGAAACAGTAGACGACGTTTTGCAATTTCAATCATTGCCTGTATCCATTCCACTAAAAGATATTTACGAAGATTCGGGGCTTACAGGCGCCGAATCTTCGCTCTTTCTTTAA
- a CDS encoding NAD(P)H-binding protein, with the protein MPAKIATVIGSTGLIGSHLLNVLQNDNVFETIRAVVRKPVRFQQSKVEMKLVNFDEPESVKLAIDGSDAVFCAVGTTQKKVKGDKAAYRKVDYDIPVNAAIFCAETGCPNFLLVSSVGANSMSNNFYLKLKGEVEDAVQKLSIQNISIFRPSILLGKRDEKRAGEKVGQAVMSFFAFLLVGSWDKYKPIEAEKVARAMVTTAKEQNSGTRIYEYEAIRKLSSGPSPTAIH; encoded by the coding sequence ATGCCCGCAAAAATTGCCACCGTCATTGGATCAACGGGTTTGATCGGAAGTCATTTGCTTAACGTTCTGCAAAATGATAATGTCTTTGAAACGATAAGAGCCGTGGTGCGAAAGCCAGTTCGTTTTCAACAATCAAAAGTTGAAATGAAGCTGGTGAATTTTGACGAACCCGAATCGGTGAAGCTTGCCATTGATGGCAGCGATGCGGTGTTCTGTGCTGTAGGCACCACGCAAAAAAAAGTGAAAGGCGACAAAGCAGCTTATCGAAAAGTAGATTACGACATCCCGGTGAATGCCGCCATTTTTTGCGCCGAAACAGGTTGTCCGAATTTTCTTTTGGTTTCTTCCGTTGGCGCCAACAGCATGAGCAATAATTTTTACCTGAAATTGAAAGGCGAAGTAGAAGACGCGGTACAAAAATTATCCATTCAGAACATTTCTATTTTTCGCCCATCCATCTTGCTTGGCAAAAGAGATGAGAAACGTGCCGGCGAAAAAGTTGGGCAAGCGGTAATGAGCTTTTTTGCTTTTTTATTGGTGGGAAGTTGGGATAAATACAAACCGATTGAAGCGGAAAAAGTGGCAAGAGCGATGGTGACGACAGCCAAGGAACAAAATTCCGGTACCAGGATTTACGAGTACGAAGCGATACGCAAACTATCCAGCGGCCCATCCCCAACAGCCATTCATTAA
- the priA gene encoding replication restart helicase PriA, with the protein MLQFEQKERRFGKKKQSFGRKEPAFPKNPHTFFKWLAPLIFTAFMFAEVIIPLALPKNYTWHIPDEMLDSISIGCRVEVNLGKSKKYAGIVKNIHNQEPLSFEAKDILNVLDPEPVIHRYQLQLWEWMAAYYMCTEGEVMAAALPSHFKLSSETILIYNEEFDDDFSALDNDEFMIAEALQMKHELRLTEVQQILDATHVYPVVNRLIGKKLCFVWESLKQTFNAKKESFVLLSNEYHDEDKLSALLNNWGRAPKQMELLLSYLHLMKTQGEVTKADLLKKASASDAQLKGLVEKDILRIEKRSVERIRYAPKDVTIDFALTPSQAEALGQIQECFATKQVCLLHGITSSGKTHVYIKLIENFIRHGQQVLYMLPEIALTSQIIRRLQKHFGGYIGIYHSKFSQNERVEIWNKVKSGEMKIVLGARSSLFLPYQDLGLIICDEEHDSSYKQQDPAPRYHGRDAAIYMASLTGSKVLLGSATPCLETYYNAKTEKYGLAQLNERFGEVKMPAIEFVDNRTIAHKPGEKVMLSPQLLDEIKASVAKGKQVILFQNRRGYSPYQLCTVCGWIAECRNCDVSLTYHKQSNKLKCHYCGNVYPPVTTCAACGSNKLVQRSFGTEKIEEVLEGELQGLKVSRMDFDSVKNKNAHDVLIQQFEQKKIDVLVGTQMVVKGLDFDNVDLVGILDADGLLHFADFRVNERAFQLMEQVSGRAGRREGQGKVLIQTMNPTHPVLLHVSRHDYTGMYNEEIEKRKQFFYPPYSRVINVHFKHKEREICFQAAHQFAKGMDFLYRKYIVGPAEPVINRVRGMFLMEMLLKLPRDAQMIAKCKEDIQKECANLHNIKQFKKVIVLPDVDAQ; encoded by the coding sequence TTGTTACAGTTTGAGCAAAAAGAAAGAAGGTTTGGTAAAAAGAAACAAAGTTTTGGAAGAAAAGAACCGGCGTTTCCAAAAAATCCACACACCTTCTTCAAGTGGCTCGCACCGCTTATTTTTACAGCCTTCATGTTTGCCGAAGTCATTATACCGCTCGCTCTTCCGAAAAATTACACTTGGCACATTCCCGACGAAATGCTCGACAGCATTTCTATTGGCTGCCGCGTGGAGGTTAACTTAGGCAAGTCCAAAAAATATGCGGGCATCGTCAAAAATATTCACAACCAGGAGCCGCTAAGCTTTGAGGCAAAAGATATTTTGAACGTGCTCGATCCCGAGCCGGTGATTCACCGCTATCAATTGCAGTTGTGGGAATGGATGGCCGCTTATTACATGTGCACCGAGGGGGAAGTGATGGCGGCGGCACTGCCCTCGCATTTTAAGCTTTCCAGCGAAACAATCCTGATCTACAACGAAGAATTTGACGATGATTTTTCGGCGCTGGATAACGACGAGTTTATGATTGCAGAGGCCCTGCAAATGAAACACGAGCTGCGCCTGACCGAAGTGCAGCAAATTCTCGATGCCACACACGTTTATCCCGTTGTCAATCGCTTGATCGGCAAGAAACTTTGCTTTGTTTGGGAATCGTTGAAGCAAACCTTCAACGCAAAAAAAGAAAGCTTTGTCTTGCTTTCAAACGAATACCATGACGAGGACAAGCTTTCTGCCCTGCTGAACAATTGGGGCCGTGCGCCAAAGCAAATGGAGCTTCTGCTTTCGTATTTGCACCTGATGAAAACACAGGGCGAAGTGACGAAAGCTGATTTGCTGAAGAAAGCCTCAGCCAGCGATGCGCAACTGAAAGGCCTTGTGGAAAAAGACATTCTTCGCATCGAAAAGCGCAGCGTGGAGCGCATTCGTTACGCACCCAAAGATGTAACGATTGACTTTGCATTGACGCCGTCGCAGGCGGAAGCTTTGGGCCAAATACAGGAATGCTTTGCAACCAAACAGGTTTGCCTTTTGCACGGCATTACGTCGAGCGGTAAGACGCACGTTTACATAAAGCTGATTGAGAATTTTATTCGTCACGGGCAGCAAGTGCTTTACATGCTGCCAGAGATTGCGCTGACCTCGCAAATCATTCGCCGCCTGCAAAAACATTTCGGCGGTTATATCGGTATTTACCATTCCAAGTTTAGCCAGAACGAACGTGTGGAAATTTGGAACAAAGTGAAAAGCGGCGAGATGAAGATTGTGCTCGGTGCAAGAAGCTCCTTATTTCTTCCTTACCAGGATTTGGGCCTGATCATTTGCGATGAAGAACACGATTCATCGTACAAACAACAAGACCCTGCGCCGCGCTATCACGGTCGCGATGCGGCCATTTACATGGCTTCGTTGACGGGTTCAAAAGTGTTGTTGGGAAGCGCCACGCCTTGCCTCGAAACTTATTACAACGCAAAGACCGAAAAATATGGATTGGCACAATTGAACGAACGCTTTGGAGAGGTGAAGATGCCAGCCATTGAATTCGTTGACAACCGGACAATAGCGCACAAGCCCGGAGAAAAAGTGATGTTGTCGCCGCAACTGCTTGACGAGATAAAAGCCTCGGTGGCGAAAGGAAAACAAGTGATTCTTTTTCAGAACCGGCGCGGTTATTCGCCTTATCAATTGTGCACGGTTTGTGGCTGGATTGCCGAATGCCGCAACTGCGATGTGTCGTTAACCTATCACAAACAAAGCAACAAGCTTAAGTGCCATTATTGCGGCAACGTGTACCCGCCGGTTACAACCTGCGCCGCCTGCGGCAGCAATAAATTAGTGCAGCGCAGCTTCGGCACGGAAAAAATTGAAGAAGTGTTGGAAGGTGAACTGCAAGGATTGAAAGTAAGCCGCATGGATTTTGATTCGGTGAAGAACAAAAATGCACACGATGTATTGATACAACAATTTGAACAAAAGAAAATCGACGTATTGGTGGGAACACAGATGGTTGTAAAAGGCTTGGACTTTGACAACGTTGATTTGGTGGGCATTTTGGATGCAGACGGCTTGTTGCACTTTGCCGATTTTCGCGTAAACGAACGTGCCTTTCAGTTAATGGAACAGGTGAGTGGCCGTGCGGGCAGGAGAGAAGGACAGGGCAAGGTGCTGATCCAAACGATGAACCCAACGCACCCGGTTTTGCTGCATGTGTCCCGCCACGATTACACCGGCATGTACAACGAAGAAATTGAAAAGCGAAAGCAATTTTTCTACCCGCCTTATTCAAGAGTCATTAACGTTCATTTCAAACACAAGGAAAGAGAAATTTGCTTTCAAGCCGCGCATCAATTTGCAAAAGGCATGGATTTCCTTTACCGCAAATACATCGTTGGTCCCGCCGAACCGGTTATCAACCGCGTACGCGGGATGTTTTTGATGGAGATGCTCTTGAAGTTGCCGCGAGATGCGCAGATGATTGCGAAATGCAAGGAAGACATTCAGAAAGAATGCGCAAACCTTCACAACATAAAACAGTTTAAGAAAGTGATTGTGCTGCCGGATGTGGATGCGCAGTAA
- a CDS encoding MoxR family ATPase: MNIKHINTLGELKESGYKPKSIKEEIRQNLIKKLETKEDTFTGIIGYEETVIPDVERALLSKHNILFLGLRGQAKTRMARQMTELLDEYIPFVSGSEINDDPLKPISKYAKDLMREKGDDTPIEWLHRSLRYGEKLATPDVSVADLIGDIDPIKAANLRLSFADERVIHYGIIPKSNRSIFVINELPDLQARIQVALFNILEEGDVQIRGFKLRLPLDILFVFTANPEDYTNRGSIVTPLKDRIESQILTHYPKSLENALAITEQEADIEEAQKEKIEISDLVKRLIEQVAFEARASEFVDKKSGVSARLTISAFENAVSAAERRAIINKEKSTQVWISDLVGIIPSITGKIELVYEGEQEGPYQVAMNLLDKSIRSQFVQYFPNPETLKKRAPRKGETPQAVDNPYRSIISWFDKGNHLNLFFAVNDRERMNQLYAVDGLHALVKKTFSHANEKETALLMEFVLHGLSSFSLISKKIMETSVEFKDLMGSMLNIQSSGYDDLEEEDFN, encoded by the coding sequence ATGAACATCAAACACATAAACACTCTCGGCGAACTAAAAGAAAGCGGCTATAAGCCAAAAAGCATCAAAGAAGAAATCAGGCAGAACCTGATTAAAAAACTCGAAACGAAGGAGGATACGTTTACGGGCATTATCGGTTACGAAGAAACCGTGATACCGGACGTCGAAAGAGCATTGTTAAGCAAACACAATATTCTTTTCCTTGGTTTGCGCGGACAAGCAAAAACCCGCATGGCGCGGCAAATGACGGAACTGCTGGATGAATACATTCCTTTCGTTTCCGGCAGTGAAATAAACGACGATCCGCTGAAGCCCATTTCGAAATATGCCAAAGATTTGATGCGTGAAAAAGGTGATGATACACCTATTGAATGGCTTCACCGCAGCCTGCGTTATGGCGAAAAACTGGCGACACCCGACGTAAGCGTTGCCGATTTAATTGGCGACATTGATCCCATCAAAGCGGCCAATCTGCGTTTAAGTTTTGCCGACGAAAGAGTGATCCATTACGGCATCATTCCCAAAAGCAACCGCAGCATTTTTGTCATCAACGAATTGCCCGATTTGCAGGCCAGGATTCAGGTTGCGCTATTTAATATTCTGGAAGAAGGTGACGTGCAAATTCGGGGTTTCAAACTTCGCTTGCCGCTGGATATTTTGTTTGTCTTCACGGCCAATCCCGAAGACTATACCAACCGTGGCTCTATTGTAACACCGTTAAAGGACCGTATCGAAAGCCAGATACTTACGCACTATCCAAAGTCATTGGAAAATGCGCTGGCTATCACCGAGCAAGAAGCGGATATTGAAGAGGCGCAAAAAGAAAAAATCGAGATCAGCGATTTGGTAAAACGCCTCATAGAGCAAGTGGCATTTGAAGCAAGAGCCAGCGAGTTTGTGGACAAGAAAAGCGGCGTGAGCGCAAGGCTTACCATCTCTGCTTTTGAAAATGCGGTAAGTGCCGCAGAGCGTAGAGCCATCATCAACAAAGAAAAAAGCACGCAGGTTTGGATCAGCGATTTGGTGGGGATCATTCCTTCCATTACCGGTAAAATTGAGCTCGTTTATGAAGGCGAGCAAGAAGGCCCGTACCAGGTTGCAATGAATCTTTTGGATAAATCTATTCGTTCACAGTTTGTACAATATTTTCCCAATCCGGAAACATTAAAAAAACGTGCGCCGCGCAAGGGCGAGACACCGCAGGCGGTTGACAATCCTTATCGTTCCATCATCAGCTGGTTCGACAAAGGCAACCACCTTAATTTGTTTTTTGCGGTCAACGACCGCGAAAGAATGAACCAGTTGTACGCGGTGGACGGCCTTCATGCGCTAGTGAAGAAAACCTTTTCGCATGCGAACGAAAAAGAAACCGCTTTGTTGATGGAGTTTGTGTTGCACGGCCTTTCCTCCTTCTCTCTTATCAGCAAAAAAATTATGGAAACTTCCGTTGAATTTAAAGACCTGATGGGAAGTATGTTGAACATTCAATCATCCGGCTACGATGATTTGGAAGAGGAAGATTTCAATTAA
- the murB gene encoding UDP-N-acetylmuramate dehydrogenase: protein MQIRENISLWPYNTFGIDASARYFASFQNLAELEELVNWQLRVAGCQLILGGGSNILLTKDVDGLVLKNEIKGIAIVKEDDEHIYLKAGAGENWHRLVMHCVENNYAGIENLSLIPGNVGASPMQNIGAYGVEIKDVFHELEAFHLLDKNLVKFELKDCEFGYRESVFKRKYKGEFAIASVTYRLNKKPVYQTSYGAINQELERMGVKELNIQAISQAVVNIRSAKLPDPKVIGNAGSFFKNPQVEKEQFVQWQSNYQSVPSFPFDDEHVKIPAGWLIEQCGWKGYRNGDAGCYSKQALVLVNYGSASGQEIYALSEAILQSVETKFGIRLEREVNVL from the coding sequence ATGCAAATTCGGGAAAATATTTCGCTTTGGCCTTACAACACATTTGGTATTGATGCAAGTGCAAGATATTTCGCAAGCTTTCAAAACCTCGCCGAATTGGAAGAGTTGGTCAATTGGCAATTGCGGGTTGCCGGTTGCCAATTGATTTTAGGCGGTGGTAGCAACATCCTGCTTACAAAAGATGTGGACGGTCTTGTGCTGAAGAATGAAATCAAAGGCATTGCGATTGTAAAGGAAGACGATGAACACATTTACCTCAAGGCTGGTGCAGGGGAAAATTGGCATCGCCTGGTGATGCACTGCGTTGAAAACAATTACGCCGGTATTGAAAACCTTTCGCTTATACCCGGCAACGTAGGCGCATCGCCCATGCAAAACATCGGCGCTTACGGCGTGGAAATAAAAGATGTTTTTCACGAACTCGAAGCCTTTCATCTGCTTGATAAAAACCTTGTAAAATTTGAATTGAAAGATTGCGAATTCGGTTATCGCGAAAGTGTTTTCAAACGCAAATACAAAGGAGAGTTTGCGATTGCATCGGTAACATACCGGTTGAACAAAAAACCTGTTTACCAAACGAGCTATGGCGCCATCAACCAGGAACTGGAGAGGATGGGTGTGAAAGAATTGAACATTCAGGCAATCTCGCAGGCCGTTGTCAACATTCGTTCGGCTAAACTTCCCGATCCGAAAGTGATTGGCAATGCCGGCAGTTTTTTTAAAAATCCGCAAGTTGAAAAAGAACAATTTGTCCAATGGCAAAGTAATTATCAGTCTGTTCCTTCTTTCCCTTTCGATGACGAACACGTAAAAATTCCGGCGGGCTGGCTAATTGAACAATGCGGTTGGAAAGGCTATCGCAATGGAGATGCCGGTTGTTATTCAAAACAAGCGTTGGTATTGGTAAACTACGGCAGCGCAAGCGGCCAGGAAATTTATGCGCTGAGTGAAGCGATTTTACAATCGGTAGAGACAAAATTTGGAATCCGGTTAGAAAGAGAAGTGAACGTTCTGTAA
- a CDS encoding vWA domain-containing protein produces MIGFHFTKYDPRQNGKSRFEQLLDLFTQLLTYTSGDVTEALQWLNELDKRYELTSEEYGMGDFIDELKEKGYITEDAQRGEIKITPKTEQSIRKRSLEEIFGKLKKTKSGDHQTFKPGLGDEVSPDTRPFQFGDMLEQIDFTESIRNAQINHGLDSFTMQEDDLQIRETDFKSQTSTVLMIDISHSMILYGEDRITPAKKVAMAFSELITTKYPKDTLDIVVFGNDAWPVEIKDLPYLQVGPYHTNTVAGLELAMDILRRRKNPNKQIFMITDGKPTCLKIGKRYYKNSFGLDRKVTNRCINLAAQCKKLKIPITTFMIATDPYLQRFVQEFTETNQGKAYFASLDRLGAFIFRDFESGKRKTVY; encoded by the coding sequence ATGATTGGTTTTCATTTCACCAAATACGATCCACGGCAAAACGGTAAAAGCCGCTTTGAACAATTGCTCGATTTGTTTACACAACTTCTCACCTACACGAGCGGCGATGTGACCGAGGCCTTGCAATGGCTGAACGAGCTGGATAAAAGATATGAGTTGACCAGTGAGGAATACGGCATGGGCGATTTCATTGACGAATTAAAAGAGAAAGGCTACATCACCGAAGATGCCCAGCGTGGCGAAATCAAAATCACACCCAAAACGGAACAAAGCATTCGCAAGCGCAGTCTTGAAGAAATTTTTGGCAAGCTCAAAAAAACAAAGTCAGGCGATCATCAAACCTTTAAGCCAGGTTTGGGCGATGAAGTAAGCCCCGACACAAGGCCGTTTCAGTTCGGCGACATGCTGGAGCAGATTGATTTTACAGAGTCCATTCGCAACGCACAAATCAACCACGGGCTTGACTCGTTTACGATGCAGGAAGACGATTTGCAAATCCGCGAAACCGATTTCAAATCCCAGACCTCCACGGTATTGATGATTGACATTTCGCACTCGATGATTTTGTACGGCGAGGACCGCATTACGCCGGCCAAAAAAGTAGCGATGGCCTTTAGCGAATTGATCACCACAAAATATCCCAAAGACACGCTGGACATTGTTGTCTTCGGCAACGATGCCTGGCCGGTTGAGATCAAAGACCTTCCTTATTTACAGGTCGGTCCTTATCATACCAACACCGTTGCGGGACTTGAATTGGCGATGGACATTTTGCGCCGGAGGAAAAATCCGAACAAGCAAATTTTCATGATCACCGATGGCAAACCGACCTGTTTAAAAATTGGCAAGCGTTATTACAAAAACAGTTTTGGCCTTGACAGGAAGGTGACGAATCGTTGCATCAATTTAGCGGCGCAATGCAAGAAATTAAAAATACCCATCACCACATTTATGATTGCCACCGACCCTTATCTTCAACGGTTCGTGCAAGAGTTTACGGAGACGAATCAGGGCAAGGCATACTTTGCTTCGCTTGACAGATTGGGCGCCTTCATCTTCCGCGATTTTGAAAGCGGCAAACGCAAAACGGTTTACTAA